Proteins encoded within one genomic window of Lentisphaera araneosa HTCC2155:
- a CDS encoding DUF1553 domain-containing protein, whose protein sequence is MNKLAYTALISATLIGSGCALFNNEDENKLPERVEFNEHIRPILSDKCFHCHGNDPETAEAGLLLNSFEAATKNLSKRREKYAVIPGHPEKSSLVERINTDDEDDIMPPPESHKTLSQYEKDLLAKWIEQGAEFQEHWSFTKIADQTPPEVNKEQWLNNDIDRYVLNKLEDKNLKPNKEATKEKLLRRLSFDTTGLPPSLEELDRFLKDNSADAYEKMVDHYLAQAAYGEHMGRFWLDAARYGDTHGLHLDNYREMWPYRDWVIEAFNKNMPFDQFSTEQLAGDLLPKPSLQQKIASGFNRCNVTTSEGGSIAEEYYVRYAVDRTSTTSTVWLGLTTGCAACHDHKFDPVSQKEFYEMTAFFNNITENAMDGNRKDTPPIIHVMNDQQKKKDLALEAKIAEAKKVVPHNPKDPNFLTWAQKAKTTKPAPAPNAKLALNFTEQTVDIKGKPVFTIDKGKNSLVLDKKAVLETTTKPDFEFNKPFSIGLWVYGEEFSGAIVSNMDNAQYTRGWDIWSTSGRIVLHVINEWPGNALKVETKKAPLKPKKWNHLFITSDGSGRAHGIKIYLNGRTQDFRTNNNNLSKTIKNKKPLYLGGRESQPGFKGKISDLQFFEKKLSPIQVTSAYGEYPIKHLLSPKKDKNAENKRVKELYSYYRSHVDEASLLADKQLRVAENKRNNFLKTIPTTMIMQERPTPRGAYVLDRGQYDQRKDKVEPAVPAFLPDLPKGPGNRLTFAKWLFLPDHPLTSRVTVNRFWQQLFGTGICKTSDDFGSQSEFPSHPQLLDHLAYKFMNEGWDVKKLMKYMLMSASYRQDSFVSDKKLEIDPYNRLISRGPRFRLDAEMIRDNALKSSGLLVEKIGGKSVKPYQPEGIWNAVAYSGSNTRHFKQESGEKLYRRSLYTFLKRTAPAPMMSNFDAPNRETCTVRRERTNTPLQALQLMNDVQYLEASRHLATKALQTQGDNNDKIKKAFRKVTSRFPNKEELIIMSEVLQAHHKHFEVNANEAKELIAHGESKVPKDIDSNELAAWTMLCSQLYNLDEAITKE, encoded by the coding sequence ATGAACAAACTAGCTTACACAGCACTCATAAGCGCAACTCTAATCGGAAGTGGCTGTGCTCTTTTCAACAATGAAGATGAAAATAAATTACCCGAACGAGTAGAATTCAATGAACACATTCGCCCTATTCTTTCTGATAAATGTTTCCATTGTCATGGCAACGATCCAGAAACTGCCGAAGCAGGACTACTCCTCAATAGTTTTGAAGCCGCTACCAAAAATCTAAGTAAGCGCCGTGAAAAATACGCTGTCATCCCTGGACATCCTGAAAAATCATCTCTTGTCGAACGCATCAATACTGACGACGAAGACGACATCATGCCACCTCCTGAGTCTCATAAAACTTTAAGTCAATATGAAAAAGATCTCTTGGCCAAATGGATTGAACAAGGTGCCGAATTCCAAGAACATTGGTCATTCACCAAAATTGCAGATCAAACTCCACCTGAAGTAAACAAGGAACAGTGGCTTAATAATGATATTGACCGCTATGTCTTAAATAAACTAGAAGATAAAAACTTAAAACCTAATAAAGAGGCTACAAAAGAAAAACTTCTTCGTCGCCTTAGTTTTGATACCACAGGTCTCCCACCAAGCCTAGAAGAATTAGATCGTTTCCTAAAAGATAACTCCGCTGATGCCTACGAAAAAATGGTGGATCATTACCTAGCACAAGCTGCCTACGGCGAGCATATGGGAAGATTTTGGCTAGATGCCGCTCGCTATGGTGACACCCATGGGCTTCACCTGGATAACTACCGTGAAATGTGGCCCTACCGTGACTGGGTTATTGAAGCCTTCAACAAAAACATGCCTTTTGATCAATTCTCAACTGAACAATTAGCCGGCGACCTACTACCAAAACCTTCTCTTCAGCAAAAAATCGCTTCAGGGTTCAACCGCTGTAACGTCACTACGAGTGAAGGAGGTTCTATTGCCGAAGAATACTACGTTCGCTACGCAGTTGATAGAACATCAACGACTTCCACTGTATGGCTTGGTTTAACAACTGGCTGCGCAGCTTGCCACGATCATAAATTTGATCCCGTTTCACAAAAAGAATTTTATGAGATGACAGCATTCTTTAACAACATAACTGAAAATGCTATGGACGGCAATCGCAAAGACACTCCCCCTATCATTCACGTCATGAATGATCAACAAAAAAAGAAAGACCTTGCACTAGAAGCTAAAATTGCGGAAGCCAAGAAAGTCGTTCCTCACAATCCAAAAGACCCCAACTTTCTAACCTGGGCCCAAAAAGCGAAAACTACAAAACCTGCGCCTGCTCCAAATGCCAAGCTAGCTCTCAATTTCACTGAACAAACTGTGGATATTAAAGGGAAACCCGTATTTACGATTGATAAGGGAAAAAACTCTCTAGTCCTCGATAAAAAAGCCGTTTTAGAAACGACGACTAAACCAGATTTTGAGTTTAATAAGCCCTTCTCCATTGGCCTTTGGGTATATGGAGAAGAATTTAGCGGCGCAATCGTTTCCAACATGGACAATGCCCAATACACTCGCGGCTGGGATATTTGGTCAACAAGCGGGAGAATTGTCCTTCATGTGATTAATGAGTGGCCAGGCAATGCTTTAAAGGTTGAAACCAAAAAAGCACCATTAAAACCAAAAAAGTGGAACCATCTATTTATAACATCTGATGGCAGTGGCCGCGCCCATGGCATTAAAATTTATCTCAATGGCAGAACTCAGGATTTTCGTACAAACAACAACAATCTCAGCAAAACTATAAAAAACAAAAAACCACTTTACCTCGGTGGGCGAGAATCGCAGCCAGGCTTCAAGGGTAAGATCAGTGACTTACAATTCTTCGAAAAAAAACTCAGCCCTATACAAGTCACAAGCGCCTATGGTGAGTACCCCATTAAACATCTGTTGAGCCCTAAAAAAGATAAGAATGCTGAAAACAAAAGAGTCAAAGAGCTCTACAGCTATTACCGCAGTCACGTCGATGAAGCTTCTCTACTAGCTGATAAACAGCTTCGTGTTGCTGAAAATAAACGTAATAATTTCTTAAAAACTATCCCCACGACCATGATCATGCAGGAACGTCCAACACCGCGTGGTGCCTACGTTTTAGATCGCGGTCAATATGATCAACGTAAAGATAAAGTTGAACCTGCCGTCCCAGCATTTCTTCCTGACCTCCCAAAAGGTCCTGGCAATCGCCTCACTTTTGCAAAGTGGCTCTTTTTACCGGACCATCCGCTTACTTCGCGAGTCACAGTTAACCGCTTTTGGCAACAACTTTTTGGAACAGGCATTTGTAAAACATCGGATGACTTTGGTTCCCAAAGTGAGTTCCCCTCACACCCACAACTTTTAGATCATCTAGCCTATAAGTTCATGAACGAAGGCTGGGACGTCAAAAAACTGATGAAATATATGCTCATGTCCGCATCCTACCGCCAAGACAGCTTCGTCAGCGACAAAAAACTTGAGATCGACCCCTATAATCGACTCATCTCTCGCGGCCCTCGCTTTAGGTTAGATGCTGAAATGATCCGCGATAACGCCCTCAAATCCTCGGGCCTATTAGTCGAGAAAATTGGTGGCAAATCTGTGAAGCCCTATCAACCTGAGGGTATATGGAATGCCGTGGCCTACTCCGGTTCCAATACACGACATTTCAAACAAGAATCTGGAGAGAAGCTCTATCGTCGCAGCCTGTATACCTTCCTGAAACGTACCGCTCCCGCTCCCATGATGAGTAATTTTGATGCGCCGAACAGAGAAACTTGCACAGTTCGCAGAGAACGGACCAACACCCCTCTTCAAGCTTTACAACTCATGAACGATGTACAATACCTTGAAGCTTCTCGCCATCTAGCCACAAAAGCTTTACAGACTCAAGGCGATAATAATGACAAGATTAAAAAGGCTTTCCGAAAAGTGACTTCACGCTTCCCTAATAAAGAGGAGCTAATCATCATGTCAGAAGTTTTGCAGGCACACCACAAGCATTTCGAAGTAAATGCCAATGAAGCCAAAGAACTGATTGCTCATGGTGAGTCAAAGGTCCCAAAGGATATCGACTCAAATGAACTCGCGGCTTGGACGATGCTCTGCAGCCAACTATACAATTTAGACGAAGCCATTACTAAGGAGTAG
- a CDS encoding ROK family protein, whose protein sequence is MNQSKNSMNQQSAAHYNRQQVLKLLRVHQGLSRVQLSDLTQLQNSTMSYIIRDFINRGVVVEGAKLEGGAGYKKQTSLRVNPELGWVIGIVVQNVYAELVKVDYAGEVIDSCNFEVDPDISTLPMYLKNRLENWFKERGCPPGPLKGICLGLPAIVDHNSGMIKSSSFFNIQNYPLAAEMQALFPETEIMIDNDARQASMAELVHKDTISGDFLFYYMNYQKVSKGVKPCSFSSVMFVNGQMINGMNSSAGELSGVLKPHDPPFLSNEDWKNLQDPEGDLSPAMMNLGLWVLPWLEALTCYSDPECVVMGGALNWQNKKLFAMINEYLSNRLSAIGKESVLVRRANSPVQSVAYGAASSLLEHLAQDLIK, encoded by the coding sequence ATGAATCAATCAAAAAACAGTATGAATCAGCAGAGCGCGGCTCATTATAATCGTCAACAAGTATTAAAATTGTTGCGCGTACATCAAGGTTTGAGTCGTGTACAGCTTTCTGATTTGACACAGCTACAGAATTCAACGATGTCTTATATCATTCGTGATTTTATTAATCGTGGTGTAGTTGTTGAAGGCGCGAAATTAGAAGGTGGTGCAGGGTATAAGAAGCAAACTTCACTTAGAGTCAACCCCGAACTTGGTTGGGTTATCGGTATTGTCGTACAAAATGTTTATGCGGAATTAGTAAAAGTAGATTACGCTGGAGAAGTGATTGACTCTTGTAACTTTGAGGTTGATCCCGATATTTCTACCTTGCCGATGTACTTAAAAAATCGTTTAGAAAACTGGTTTAAAGAAAGAGGCTGTCCTCCCGGTCCGCTGAAAGGAATTTGCTTGGGTTTACCAGCGATTGTTGATCATAATAGCGGGATGATAAAGAGTTCCTCATTCTTTAATATTCAAAATTACCCTTTAGCGGCAGAAATGCAGGCTTTGTTTCCCGAAACAGAAATTATGATTGATAATGACGCAAGGCAGGCTTCCATGGCTGAGCTTGTTCATAAAGATACAATTTCAGGAGACTTTTTGTTTTATTACATGAACTACCAAAAAGTTAGCAAAGGTGTGAAGCCTTGTAGTTTTAGTTCCGTTATGTTTGTCAATGGACAGATGATTAATGGTATGAATTCCTCTGCAGGTGAGTTGAGCGGCGTTTTAAAACCCCATGATCCACCTTTTTTATCTAATGAAGATTGGAAAAACCTTCAAGATCCCGAAGGCGATTTGAGTCCGGCTATGATGAATTTGGGGCTTTGGGTTCTGCCTTGGTTGGAAGCTTTGACTTGTTACTCAGATCCAGAGTGTGTCGTCATGGGCGGTGCCTTGAATTGGCAGAATAAAAAATTGTTTGCGATGATTAATGAGTACCTCAGTAATCGTTTAAGCGCAATTGGCAAAGAGAGTGTACTCGTTCGGCGTGCTAATTCTCCAGTACAAAGTGTGGCCTACGGGGCAGCGAGTTCGCTATTAGAGCATTTAGCCCAAGATCTAATCAAATAA
- a CDS encoding Gfo/Idh/MocA family protein, whose translation MSLRIAITGTGAIADLHAQELDAIRGVELCACCDVSHSKARDFALRHKIKNLYLNIEDMLQREKPDAIIIAVPPYAQLKACLIAIEHKVHILCERPLTNNSRDAAKLARLANEAELVNIVSYETRGIPEVHKAANLVKAGRLGKIMHIEASYLQSWLSTHTLGNWKTSESLLWRMTQKFGGHGVIDDLGLTLLDCVDFIAGEINTIDVSKRSFRKDVPGNRLGDTQLDASDSAVIMAEMKGGALGSFHLSRWATGEINSLRLRVYGDKGGLSLKIKDGIPSLRLCTGPDRQNGLWSEIECPLVPNIWRSFINAIRKHDTTLEPNFSSAYNIHKLLTSTKKETD comes from the coding sequence ATGAGCCTTCGTATCGCAATAACTGGCACTGGAGCCATTGCAGATTTACACGCTCAAGAATTAGATGCAATTAGAGGGGTTGAACTCTGTGCGTGCTGTGACGTATCCCACTCAAAAGCAAGAGATTTTGCTCTGCGACATAAAATCAAAAATCTCTACCTAAATATTGAAGATATGCTGCAACGCGAAAAACCCGACGCTATCATCATTGCAGTACCGCCTTACGCTCAACTGAAGGCCTGTCTCATCGCCATCGAACACAAAGTTCACATTCTCTGTGAACGTCCTCTCACCAACAATTCACGTGACGCCGCTAAACTCGCTAGACTCGCCAACGAAGCCGAACTCGTGAACATAGTATCCTACGAAACACGCGGCATCCCCGAAGTACACAAAGCTGCCAACCTCGTAAAAGCGGGTCGCTTAGGAAAAATCATGCATATTGAAGCTAGTTACCTACAATCTTGGCTGAGCACGCACACTTTAGGTAATTGGAAAACCTCAGAATCCCTTTTATGGCGAATGACTCAAAAATTTGGTGGCCATGGTGTTATTGATGACCTAGGCCTCACCCTATTGGATTGTGTTGATTTTATAGCTGGTGAAATCAATACGATTGATGTCTCCAAAAGATCCTTTCGCAAAGACGTCCCAGGCAATCGCTTAGGCGACACTCAACTCGACGCAAGCGATTCAGCAGTCATTATGGCAGAAATGAAAGGTGGCGCTCTAGGCTCTTTCCACCTCAGTCGCTGGGCCACGGGAGAAATTAATTCTCTTAGATTAAGAGTTTATGGAGACAAAGGCGGGCTCTCACTAAAAATAAAAGATGGCATACCAAGCTTGCGACTCTGTACGGGTCCGGATCGACAAAATGGTCTATGGTCAGAAATTGAATGCCCGCTTGTCCCTAATATTTGGAGAAGCTTCATCAACGCTATCCGTAAGCATGACACGACACTTGAACCCAACTTCTCGAGTGCCTACAACATACATAAATTATTGACCAGCACGAAAAAAGAAACGGATTAA
- the mnmE gene encoding tRNA uridine-5-carboxymethylaminomethyl(34) synthesis GTPase MnmE has translation MDHDTIAALATAPGGSIAIIRVSGLDALSVAKKVWRGKTNLENNERRLVLGQMIDPETQEPGDQAMAVYMKGPQTYTGEDVVEFQCHGGNFTAKHTLMCTLKAGARAAEAGEFTKRAFVNGKLDLTQAEAVMDVISAGSEKAMQIAVNQLNGRFGNEIRSMYDGLSDLLAECEVRMDFVDEDLNWTPPETMNKTLNDASTLMAKLLEGRKDGEVLRDGVKVIIGGPPNAGKSSLMNHVLGRDRAIVTDIAGTTRDTLEEYTRIRGIPLKITDTAGIREAEDIVERTGIERSKQALKEAQLILWLMDLSRPLEDQLPPEDFKSDAPLIVILNKSDIALEQELPSYFNQSHVSHVRVSVKSEDNLNRLYDLIEEAVWQEDHHHIPDVAVNARHGVLLEQAVQQIDDCQACIDGEAWELVSVHLRGALDPLGEILGLTLMPDILHTIFGRYCIGK, from the coding sequence ATGGATCATGATACAATTGCGGCATTAGCAACTGCGCCTGGTGGAAGTATAGCCATTATTAGAGTTTCAGGGTTAGATGCCTTGAGTGTAGCTAAAAAAGTTTGGCGTGGAAAGACGAATCTAGAAAATAATGAAAGACGTTTGGTTCTTGGTCAAATGATCGACCCTGAAACTCAAGAACCTGGTGACCAGGCGATGGCAGTTTATATGAAAGGGCCTCAAACTTACACGGGTGAGGATGTTGTTGAGTTTCAATGTCATGGCGGTAATTTCACAGCAAAGCACACCTTAATGTGCACTCTGAAAGCTGGAGCTCGTGCCGCAGAAGCGGGAGAATTCACGAAAAGAGCTTTTGTGAATGGTAAGCTTGATTTGACTCAAGCTGAAGCTGTCATGGATGTTATTAGTGCGGGTTCTGAGAAAGCGATGCAAATTGCAGTTAATCAATTAAATGGTCGTTTTGGTAATGAAATTCGTTCTATGTATGATGGCCTCTCTGATTTGTTAGCGGAATGCGAGGTTCGCATGGACTTCGTTGATGAAGATTTAAATTGGACTCCGCCTGAAACAATGAATAAAACCTTAAATGACGCAAGTACGCTCATGGCTAAGCTTTTAGAGGGACGTAAGGATGGGGAAGTTCTTCGCGATGGAGTCAAAGTTATTATTGGTGGTCCACCAAATGCAGGTAAATCCAGTTTGATGAATCATGTGCTGGGGCGCGATCGCGCGATTGTCACAGATATTGCAGGTACCACTCGCGATACTTTGGAAGAATATACAAGAATTCGTGGGATTCCTCTTAAAATCACCGATACAGCCGGGATTCGTGAAGCAGAAGATATTGTTGAGCGCACAGGTATTGAGCGCAGCAAGCAGGCGTTGAAAGAAGCACAGCTCATTTTGTGGTTAATGGATCTATCGCGTCCACTTGAAGATCAATTGCCGCCGGAAGATTTCAAATCAGATGCACCTTTGATCGTTATTCTCAATAAAAGTGATATTGCTCTCGAGCAAGAATTGCCGAGTTATTTCAATCAAAGTCATGTGTCACATGTCAGGGTTTCAGTTAAATCCGAAGATAACCTCAACCGTTTGTATGACCTCATTGAAGAGGCGGTTTGGCAAGAGGATCACCATCATATCCCTGATGTCGCCGTTAATGCGCGTCACGGTGTGCTTCTAGAGCAAGCAGTCCAGCAAATTGATGATTGCCAAGCCTGTATTGATGGAGAGGCTTGGGAGTTAGTTTCCGTGCATTTACGCGGAGCCTTGGATCCCTTAGGTGAAATTCTGGGTTTAACACTGATGCCTGATATTTTACACACAATTTTTGGCCGTTATTGCATAGGTAAATAA
- a CDS encoding valine--pyruvate transaminase, translated as MKFSRIGNKFSSNIGIVELMNELGKALRENKDMIMMGGGNPSHIPAVQDYLRQSMKSLLDSDRKFEEMLGDYDGPKGNLSFRKALAELLKQEYNWDVTEDNIALTSGSQSAFFSLFNIFGGRDDDGNIKKILFPLTPEYIGYGDSSIEDGVFTSRKAKIEHIDQHTFKYHVDFEALNIDDTIAAICVSRPTNPTGNVITDKEIKQLEDLARKHDIPLIIDNAYGAPFPGIIFTDIESKWNESLIMCLSLSKLGMPGARTGIVIANKSVISTLASMNSVMSLAPGSFGAELALDLVESKNIAKLSEDVIKPYYHKKARTAIKLLHKHLRADIPWHIHKAEGAMFLWLWFDKLPITSQELYERLKDKNVLVVSGHHFFPGLAEDNWPHQHECIRMTYSSESSQVEQGIKIIAEEINNLYD; from the coding sequence ATGAAATTTTCACGTATAGGCAATAAATTCTCCTCCAATATTGGCATAGTCGAATTAATGAATGAACTAGGCAAAGCCCTAAGAGAAAACAAAGACATGATCATGATGGGCGGTGGTAATCCGAGCCATATACCTGCAGTCCAAGATTATTTACGCCAAAGCATGAAATCACTCCTCGATTCAGATAGAAAATTCGAAGAAATGCTAGGTGATTACGATGGGCCAAAAGGCAACCTCAGCTTTCGCAAAGCACTTGCAGAGCTCCTCAAGCAAGAATACAACTGGGATGTAACTGAGGATAACATTGCCCTCACCTCAGGAAGCCAAAGTGCTTTCTTTTCCCTATTCAACATTTTTGGCGGACGTGATGATGATGGAAATATCAAAAAAATCCTTTTCCCTTTAACTCCTGAATACATTGGCTATGGAGATTCGTCCATTGAAGATGGCGTCTTCACGTCACGGAAAGCAAAAATTGAACACATCGATCAACATACATTTAAGTACCATGTCGACTTTGAAGCCTTAAATATTGATGATACTATTGCGGCTATATGCGTTTCACGTCCCACTAACCCTACCGGCAATGTCATCACTGACAAGGAAATTAAACAATTAGAAGACCTAGCTCGCAAACACGACATTCCACTCATTATTGATAATGCCTATGGAGCCCCCTTTCCGGGCATCATTTTTACCGACATTGAATCCAAATGGAACGAGTCACTTATCATGTGTTTAAGTTTATCCAAATTGGGGATGCCCGGCGCTCGAACAGGCATTGTCATTGCAAATAAATCTGTCATCTCAACCTTAGCTTCCATGAATTCAGTCATGAGTCTTGCACCTGGTAGCTTTGGCGCAGAACTAGCTTTAGATTTAGTTGAAAGTAAGAACATCGCTAAATTAAGTGAAGACGTTATTAAGCCTTACTACCACAAAAAAGCACGCACAGCCATAAAACTTCTCCACAAACACTTACGTGCAGATATCCCATGGCATATCCATAAAGCTGAAGGCGCCATGTTCCTGTGGCTGTGGTTCGACAAGCTGCCTATCACTTCACAAGAACTTTATGAGCGCTTAAAAGATAAAAATGTTTTAGTTGTCTCTGGCCATCATTTCTTCCCCGGATTAGCAGAAGATAACTGGCCCCATCAACACGAATGTATTAGGATGACTTACTCAAGCGAAAGCTCACAGGTGGAACAAGGGATTAAAATTATTGCTGAAGAAATAAACAATCTTTACGATTAA
- a CDS encoding InlB B-repeat-containing protein, translating to MIKRTFTSALVAVALSSCQSNNAEKDKEAENAAIPKTKVYDVRDVNFLTPEQRTARYGEGWEKNPAIVRHIKPDVAVEVDMTNSREISLQYEKQFALHVKADNPEGYGSVSIKNKWVKVGDTVTIKANNDDNATFHEWVGDIEGAEVTGDTISIKMDRPRNIAAAFLSNNVKFNIDSKFGKPEGSGTYERGSKVAWSVASPVALSENERMVAREKSGSAVLNDNHNITLEWEHEFLVQSTSNGNGSVESPAGWLAHGEEITLMATPKDDQFEFVKWEGITEELAQTNPVTITVDGAVNAKAIFLKKEFNLNVNSEHGEITGAGAHARGSEVTWAVSSPTEDIKGTRFIAVPATGTVTIDSDKEVNVNWVEQVLVKVIKKSGDGQELLGTYWLNKGDSVDNITVPVKDGESFFWAGDIQTANVEDSEVDIVADKPKTVIADFNPKPNTLTIKSNEGEVVSESKNEYYSHQKAKNNIPGTIYNSPAERNVLDVAPLKEQIQEHDKLALTHIEAPDMLEKGHAKIDFTEYMGWKNCIRMASKELEIIISPDVGRVIYMGTPGGKENTLWLNEDLAGQSFSRGEALNQWNDVGGSRVWVAPVELNHMLLKREFPPAYEFDGAPAAELTASLGKVILTSRSNADFGCAIERTFEVKHNQLIVSSKLLAQEGKIGHNFSVGPATFTEFQRPTSVTLGKSIFEEMHPTGYVVFNGELAEPAEQENSVTFAVPKPSDEGWKVGTHAAELHMDYPGYSITANALVTPGEEVCEQNTNFQVTSPEESIDYLEISHIGSMTQLNQAKISTVTWTFNKK from the coding sequence ATGATAAAACGTACATTTACTTCTGCTTTAGTGGCTGTAGCGCTAAGCTCATGCCAAAGTAATAATGCTGAAAAAGATAAAGAAGCTGAAAATGCTGCTATACCAAAAACTAAAGTCTATGATGTAAGAGATGTAAATTTCTTAACTCCGGAACAAAGAACCGCACGTTATGGTGAAGGATGGGAAAAGAACCCCGCTATTGTCCGTCACATCAAACCTGACGTTGCCGTAGAAGTAGACATGACAAATAGTCGTGAAATTAGCCTTCAGTACGAAAAGCAATTTGCCCTTCACGTTAAAGCCGACAACCCAGAAGGATACGGTTCCGTATCAATCAAAAATAAATGGGTCAAAGTTGGAGACACAGTTACAATTAAAGCAAATAATGATGACAATGCCACTTTCCACGAATGGGTTGGCGACATTGAAGGTGCTGAAGTAACTGGTGATACTATATCGATTAAAATGGATCGCCCAAGAAATATTGCTGCAGCTTTCCTCTCTAATAATGTTAAATTTAATATCGACAGTAAGTTCGGAAAACCAGAAGGTTCTGGTACCTACGAACGCGGATCTAAAGTTGCATGGTCAGTTGCTTCACCTGTAGCACTCAGCGAAAACGAGCGCATGGTTGCACGTGAAAAAAGTGGCTCTGCAGTCCTTAACGACAATCACAATATCACACTCGAATGGGAACATGAATTTCTCGTTCAGAGTACTTCAAATGGAAATGGTAGTGTTGAATCACCTGCAGGCTGGTTAGCTCATGGCGAAGAAATCACACTCATGGCCACTCCAAAAGATGATCAATTCGAGTTTGTAAAATGGGAAGGTATCACAGAGGAGCTTGCTCAAACAAACCCTGTGACAATTACTGTTGATGGCGCTGTTAATGCCAAAGCTATTTTCTTAAAGAAAGAATTTAACTTAAATGTCAATAGTGAACATGGTGAAATCACTGGCGCTGGTGCTCATGCTCGTGGTAGCGAAGTTACTTGGGCTGTCAGCTCTCCTACCGAAGACATCAAAGGCACACGCTTCATTGCTGTCCCTGCGACTGGCACAGTAACTATTGACAGCGACAAAGAAGTTAATGTCAACTGGGTTGAACAAGTCCTCGTTAAAGTTATCAAAAAATCTGGCGATGGTCAAGAACTTCTTGGTACTTACTGGCTCAACAAAGGTGACTCTGTCGATAACATCACTGTTCCAGTTAAAGATGGCGAAAGCTTCTTTTGGGCTGGTGATATTCAAACAGCCAACGTTGAAGACAGCGAAGTAGACATCGTTGCCGATAAGCCGAAGACTGTAATTGCTGACTTTAACCCCAAGCCAAACACTCTTACAATCAAGAGTAACGAAGGCGAAGTAGTTTCTGAATCTAAAAACGAATATTACTCTCACCAAAAAGCCAAGAACAATATTCCTGGCACTATCTACAATAGTCCTGCTGAACGTAATGTCTTAGACGTAGCTCCACTCAAAGAACAAATCCAAGAACATGATAAACTAGCTCTAACTCACATTGAAGCGCCAGACATGCTCGAAAAAGGACATGCTAAAATTGACTTCACTGAGTACATGGGATGGAAAAACTGCATCCGCATGGCGAGCAAAGAACTCGAAATCATCATTTCTCCTGACGTCGGAAGAGTTATCTACATGGGCACTCCTGGTGGCAAAGAAAATACTCTTTGGCTCAACGAAGATCTTGCAGGTCAAAGTTTTTCACGAGGCGAAGCACTCAATCAATGGAATGACGTTGGTGGCTCACGCGTTTGGGTAGCTCCAGTTGAACTCAATCACATGCTCTTGAAAAGAGAATTCCCACCTGCCTATGAATTTGATGGCGCTCCTGCTGCAGAACTTACTGCATCATTAGGTAAAGTAATTCTTACCAGCCGCTCTAATGCAGACTTTGGCTGTGCGATTGAAAGAACTTTTGAAGTGAAGCACAATCAACTCATTGTATCTTCTAAACTCCTTGCACAAGAAGGTAAAATCGGCCACAACTTCAGTGTCGGCCCAGCTACTTTCACTGAATTCCAACGCCCCACAAGTGTAACACTCGGAAAAAGTATTTTCGAAGAAATGCACCCCACTGGCTATGTTGTTTTCAACGGCGAACTGGCTGAGCCTGCTGAACAAGAAAATTCAGTAACTTTTGCAGTTCCAAAGCCAAGTGATGAAGGCTGGAAAGTTGGTACACACGCAGCCGAACTTCACATGGACTACCCAGGATACTCAATCACTGCTAACGCATTGGTAACTCCTGGCGAAGAAGTTTGCGAACAAAACACTAACTTCCAGGTTACATCTCCTGAAGAGAGCATCGATTACCTCGAGATTTCTCACATCGGTAGCATGACCCAGCTGAATCAAGCGAAAATAAGCACGGTTACTTGGACTTTTAATAAAAAGTAA